The genomic DNA GAGTTCGGCCACAATGACCAGGCAGTGAGGGCGGCCATTTCGCGAATGAACAAACAGGGCTGGGTCCAGGCAGAGAAACAAGGGAATAAAAGTTATTACACATTGACCGAGCGCGGTGTCGACCGGATGGAAGAAGCTGCGAACAGGATCTTCAAGCTGAAGCCTGAGGAGTGGGACGGGAAGTGGAGGATCTTCATGTATTCCATTCCGGAAGAAATCCGAAGTATTCGGGATGAACTCAGGAAAGAACTGGTTTGGAGCGGATTCGGCACGATGTCCGCCAGTACTTGGATTTCCCCCAATGACCTGGAGAAGCAGGTCCGGCAGCTGATCCGGAAATACGAGATCGAAGAGTATGTCGACTTCTTCATTGCCGACCATAAAGGGCCGAGTGAAAGCAGAAGACTCGTAGAGAAGAACTGGGATCTGGAAGAAATCAATGCCA from Rossellomorea marisflavi includes the following:
- the paaX gene encoding phenylacetic acid degradation operon negative regulatory protein PaaX, with the protein product MNTRSMIFTLYGDYISHYGNKIWIGSLIRLLNEFGHNDQAVRAAISRMNKQGWVQAEKQGNKSYYTLTERGVDRMEEAANRIFKLKPEEWDGKWRIFMYSIPEEIRSIRDELRKELVWSGFGTMSASTWISPNDLEKQVRQLIRKYEIEEYVDFFIADHKGPSESRRLVEKNWDLEEINAKYEEFIAEYSRMYMIDKSKIAKGQMTDAECFVGRAKLVHEYRKFLFVDPGLPDELLPDKWLGGHAATLFGEYYKELAEPASRFFESVFEDGNELTNKDTSYDVMNHPLLMD